One window from the genome of Helicoverpa armigera isolate CAAS_96S chromosome 4, ASM3070526v1, whole genome shotgun sequence encodes:
- the LOC135116857 gene encoding uncharacterized protein LOC135116857: MPKRKCECKEERYQRKIKRLKRKLKKNKARSNENRSPSPVESSPPSPVSSCDEAESDADVEILGTDPAGAECVINTQDKDPSTEVLDDTIIKALGQTLSSEKEYGPDIHLELKKRVEGIIINGLKQETKDELVKKYLVPSNLKLLDAPKLNKELEGLLNDAMKARDKRVQDRQQQIGIATAALLCATDKLIKGDVDKISLISTISDVTRLLTDLHYQDTITRKKLVIPSLDQNVGKTVENQERDEFLFGEKFNENVKSATAIKKSAGTILKQNSNRKTNYRPTQSQKSFPKKQGNYKGRPRASMTQFKQGGGGRYQQTQSYKPRPPPRPPVKAPVRQS; encoded by the exons ATGCCGAAAAGAAAGTGTGAGTGTAAGGAAGAAAGGTACCAAAGGAAGATTAAGAGGTTGAAAaggaaattgaagaaaaataaggCCAGATCGAACGAAAATCGTTCACCGTCACCAGTCGAGTCTTCGCCGCCATCACCGGTATCATCGTGCGACGAGGCAGAAAGTGACGCTGATGTCGAAATACTCGGCACGGACCCTGCAG GTGCTGAATGTGTGATCAACACACAAGATAAAGACCCTTCAACAGAAGTGTTGGATGACACTATAATAAAAGCCTTAGGGCAGACCTTATCCAGTGAAAAAGAATATGGGCCTGATATTCACTTGGAGTTAAAAAAGAGGGTCGAAGGTATAATTATAAATGGCCTTAAACAAGAAACTAAGGATGAACTTGTGAAAAAGTACCTAGTACCTTCCAACCTCAAGCTTTTAGATGCACCAAAACTTAATAAAGAGCTAGAAGGGCTACTAAATGACGCTATGAAGGCCCGTGACAAGCGGGTTCAAGATCGCCAACAACAAATAGGCATTGCAACAGCGGCTTTGTTGTGTGCGACAGACAAATTAATTAAAGGGGATGTGGACAAGATAAGTCTGATCTCAACAATCAGTGATGTAACACGACTATTGACAGATCTGCATTACCAGGATACGATCACCAGGAAGAAGCTGGTGATTCCTAGCTTGGACCAAAATGTCGGGAAGACGGTGGAGAACCAAGAACGTGATGAATTTCTCTTTGGAGAAAAATTCAATGAGAACGTGAAGTCGGCCACAGCCATTAAAAAATCTGCTGGgaccattttaaaacaaaactccaATCGGAAAACCAACTACAGGCCGACTCAGTCCCAAAAGAGTTTCCCTAAAAAGCAGGGAAACTACAAGGGCCGTCCCCGAGCGAGTATGACACAGTTCAAACAGGGAGGGGGCGGCAGATACCAGCAGACACAGAGCTACAAGCCGAGACCCCCACCACGTCCTCCAGTCAAGGCTCCTGTCCGACAGTCTTAG